In Sphingomonas sp. Leaf357, a single genomic region encodes these proteins:
- a CDS encoding MarR family winged helix-turn-helix transcriptional regulator → MATLPQDPPDDSVDLGALSEFAGYHLRRASAVFAADFARALEGTGMRQVLFGILSVVAANPDINQGAVGRALGIQRANMVALINELVDRELIERRASKDDRRAFALCLSPAGQAMLDECLARIRVHEEEMLLGVGVADRARLIALLLRIEAKERS, encoded by the coding sequence ATGGCGACACTGCCGCAGGATCCACCCGACGACAGCGTCGATCTGGGGGCGTTGAGCGAGTTCGCCGGTTATCATCTGCGCCGTGCGTCGGCCGTGTTCGCCGCCGATTTCGCCCGCGCGTTGGAGGGCACCGGAATGCGGCAGGTGCTGTTCGGCATCCTGTCGGTGGTCGCGGCCAACCCCGACATAAACCAGGGTGCGGTGGGCCGTGCACTGGGCATACAGCGCGCCAACATGGTGGCGCTGATCAACGAACTGGTCGATCGCGAGCTGATCGAACGCCGGGCGTCGAAGGACGATCGTCGCGCTTTCGCCTTGTGCCTCAGCCCGGCGGGCCAGGCCATGCTGGACGAATGCCTCGCGCGCATCCGCGTGCATGAAGAGGAGATGCTGTTGGGCGTGGGCGTCGCCGATCGCGCGCGGCTGATCGCGTTGTTGCTGCGGATCGAGGCGAAGGAGCGTAGCTGA
- a CDS encoding acetate--CoA ligase family protein, with amino-acid sequence MDTVAPAETTSAEATGARSLDRLLRPRSVAILGASDKPGALGNQVLANLERHGFAGDIFLINPKRDEIAGRACLRSVADLPEGVDTAVLAIPGGAVLDSVRALAARGVGAAVIFSAGFAEGGEEGLAAQREVARIADETGMIIEGPNCLGMTNYVHGIPLTFVETPPIRLAGRPGIGIVSQSGAMAVVLGTTLMAKDLGISVSVSTGNEAASGVEDYVDYLLDDPDTRAIAMIVEQFRKPARFLALAARARAIGKPIVLLHPGRSSAARESAATHTGAMAGDYQVMRTKVERAGVILVDGLEELGDVIDIAIRCGPVPTGGTAVLTESGAFKALTLDLCETLNLALPAPSAETEAALRATMPDFIPVSNPMDLTAQALVDPDLYRRTMQPLLADPAFGSIVLGIIQTDEATARLKFEPIIAAVDALKPQKPVIFAGLDDGAPVPAAYLAGLRALGVPYFPSPDRAFRALARIAAANARDYTAAEDAPVAATLPHRGVIAEYRAKALLAPLGIPFPKGDFTATPAEAKAIAGRIGYPVVIKAQAQALSHKSDAGGVILNLADDAALTEGWARLHANVRAHAPDVALDGVLVEAMGARGVELIIGARNDPDWGPVILAGFGGVQAEILQDVRLLAPDLTRDAIIVELRMLKSGALLDGWRGSPALDVGAVADIVIAIGRLLRGTPAIREIDLNPVVVYPEGQGAVALDALILADDPA; translated from the coding sequence ATCGACACCGTGGCCCCTGCCGAAACGACGTCCGCTGAAGCCACCGGCGCGCGTTCGCTCGACCGTCTGCTCCGGCCCCGCTCGGTCGCGATCCTCGGCGCGTCGGACAAGCCCGGCGCGCTCGGCAACCAGGTGCTGGCGAATCTCGAGCGCCACGGCTTCGCCGGCGACATCTTCCTGATCAACCCGAAGCGCGACGAGATCGCCGGCCGCGCGTGCCTGCGCTCGGTCGCCGACCTGCCCGAAGGCGTGGACACGGCGGTGCTGGCCATTCCGGGCGGCGCGGTGCTGGACTCGGTCCGAGCGCTGGCGGCGCGCGGCGTCGGCGCGGCGGTGATCTTCTCGGCCGGGTTTGCCGAAGGCGGCGAGGAGGGGCTTGCCGCGCAACGCGAGGTGGCGCGCATCGCCGATGAAACCGGCATGATCATCGAAGGCCCGAACTGCCTGGGCATGACCAATTACGTCCACGGCATCCCACTGACCTTCGTCGAGACGCCGCCGATCCGGCTCGCCGGGCGGCCCGGGATCGGCATCGTGTCGCAATCGGGCGCGATGGCGGTCGTGCTCGGCACGACGCTGATGGCCAAGGATCTCGGCATCTCCGTCTCGGTCTCGACCGGCAACGAAGCGGCGAGCGGGGTCGAGGATTATGTCGACTATCTGCTCGACGATCCCGACACCCGCGCGATCGCGATGATCGTCGAACAATTCCGCAAGCCGGCGCGCTTCCTCGCGCTGGCGGCCCGCGCGCGCGCTATCGGCAAGCCGATCGTCCTGCTCCACCCGGGCCGCAGCAGCGCGGCGCGCGAGTCGGCCGCCACGCATACCGGCGCGATGGCCGGCGATTATCAGGTGATGCGCACCAAGGTGGAGCGCGCCGGGGTGATCCTGGTCGATGGCCTGGAGGAACTGGGCGACGTGATCGACATCGCGATACGCTGCGGTCCGGTTCCGACCGGCGGCACGGCGGTGCTGACCGAATCGGGCGCGTTCAAGGCGCTGACGCTCGACCTTTGCGAGACGCTCAATCTGGCTTTGCCAGCACCCTCCGCCGAGACCGAAGCGGCGTTGCGCGCGACGATGCCGGACTTCATTCCGGTCAGCAATCCGATGGACCTGACCGCGCAGGCTTTGGTCGACCCCGATCTCTACCGCCGTACCATGCAGCCGTTGCTGGCCGATCCGGCGTTCGGCAGCATCGTCCTCGGCATCATCCAGACCGACGAGGCGACCGCCCGCCTCAAGTTCGAACCGATCATCGCCGCGGTCGATGCGCTGAAGCCGCAAAAGCCAGTGATCTTCGCCGGCCTCGATGACGGCGCGCCGGTGCCGGCCGCCTATCTCGCCGGCCTGCGCGCACTGGGCGTACCGTATTTCCCCTCGCCCGATCGCGCGTTCCGCGCGCTCGCCCGGATCGCCGCCGCCAATGCGCGCGATTATACCGCCGCCGAGGATGCCCCCGTCGCCGCGACGCTGCCGCATCGCGGCGTGATCGCCGAATATCGCGCCAAGGCTTTGCTCGCCCCGCTCGGCATCCCCTTCCCCAAAGGCGATTTCACCGCGACGCCGGCAGAGGCAAAGGCGATCGCCGGACGGATCGGCTATCCGGTGGTGATCAAGGCCCAGGCGCAGGCGCTGTCGCACAAGAGCGATGCCGGCGGCGTGATCCTGAACCTGGCCGACGATGCCGCGCTGACCGAAGGCTGGGCGCGGCTCCACGCCAATGTCCGCGCTCATGCGCCGGATGTCGCGCTGGATGGCGTGCTGGTCGAGGCGATGGGCGCACGCGGCGTCGAACTGATCATCGGCGCGCGCAACGATCCCGATTGGGGGCCGGTGATCCTGGCCGGCTTCGGCGGCGTGCAAGCCGAGATCCTGCAGGACGTGCGCCTGCTCGCACCGGACCTGACGCGCGACGCGATCATCGTCGAATTGCGCATGTTGAAGAGCGGTGCGTTACTCGACGGCTGGCGCGGTTCTCCTGCGCTGGATGTCGGGGCGGTCGCCGATATCGTCATCGCGATCGGCCGGCTGCTGCGCGGTACGCCCGCGATCCGCGAGATCGATCTCAACCCGGTCGTCGTCTATCCCGAGGGCCAGGGTGCGGTCGCGCTGGACGCACTGATCCTCGCCGACGATCCGGCATGA
- a CDS encoding phospholipase D family protein: MIVLRIIAVLLLATIVTGFAIRLFNPLPKLEPRRPSRALRDTQDTPLGRGVAAVAAAHPGLTGLHMLDDGRSAFAARVLLARSATRSLDVQYYIWHGDLSGSLLLEEIHAAADRGVRVRLLVDDNGIAGLDVPFAALDAHLNIEVRLYNPFVVRRPKAIGYLADFPRLNRRMHNKSFTADNQMTIIGGRNVGDEYFGARDQGLFADLDVLAVGSAVADVSDEFDQYWASQSAYPAARILPAVGAERMAEIAAAAHRSTRDPAARAYVEAIRALPFIEQAKAGTLPFEWAPVRMVCDDPAKTLGKAGPRGLLTTALARIIGTPTSELGLVSGYFVPTKAGEEAFVKLARDGVGVSIMSNALEATDVGIVHAGYAHRRKALLRGGVHLFEMRRPAGDGETASSRNILGAGSGFGITGSGSGSGSPTGTVLRSSKSTLHAKTFTVDRRHLFVGSFNFDPRSMHLNTELGFVIDSAPLAERLQDSFTTTIPLDAYEVVLDDAGDLMWIERTGGREIRHRTEPGTTWLQRTGIWALSHLPIEWLL, translated from the coding sequence GTGATCGTGCTGCGGATCATCGCCGTCCTGCTGCTGGCGACGATCGTCACCGGCTTCGCGATCCGCCTGTTCAATCCGCTCCCGAAGCTGGAACCGCGCCGGCCCTCGCGGGCGTTGCGCGACACGCAGGATACGCCGCTCGGGCGCGGTGTCGCGGCGGTGGCGGCGGCGCATCCCGGATTGACCGGGCTGCACATGCTCGACGACGGGCGCAGCGCCTTTGCCGCGCGGGTGTTGCTGGCGCGGTCGGCGACGCGTAGCCTGGATGTGCAATATTACATCTGGCACGGCGATCTCTCGGGATCGCTGCTGCTCGAGGAGATCCACGCCGCCGCCGATCGCGGCGTACGCGTGCGCCTGCTGGTCGACGACAACGGCATCGCCGGGCTCGACGTGCCGTTCGCCGCGCTGGACGCCCATCTGAATATCGAGGTGCGGCTGTACAATCCGTTCGTCGTGCGCCGCCCCAAGGCGATCGGTTATCTCGCGGACTTTCCCCGGCTCAACCGGCGCATGCACAACAAGAGCTTCACCGCCGACAACCAGATGACGATCATCGGCGGCCGCAACGTCGGCGACGAATATTTCGGCGCGCGCGACCAGGGACTGTTCGCCGATCTCGACGTGCTGGCGGTCGGATCTGCGGTGGCCGACGTCTCGGACGAGTTCGATCAATATTGGGCGAGCCAATCCGCCTATCCCGCCGCCCGCATCCTGCCGGCGGTCGGGGCCGAGCGGATGGCGGAGATCGCCGCCGCCGCCCACCGGTCCACCCGCGACCCGGCGGCACGGGCCTATGTCGAGGCGATCCGAGCGCTTCCGTTCATCGAACAGGCCAAGGCGGGTACGCTGCCCTTCGAATGGGCACCGGTGCGGATGGTGTGCGACGACCCGGCCAAGACGCTGGGCAAGGCCGGCCCCCGGGGCCTGCTGACCACGGCGCTGGCCAGGATCATCGGCACGCCAACCAGCGAACTCGGGCTAGTATCGGGCTATTTCGTGCCGACCAAGGCGGGCGAGGAGGCGTTCGTCAAACTAGCCCGCGACGGGGTCGGCGTCAGCATCATGAGCAACGCGCTGGAGGCGACCGATGTCGGCATCGTCCATGCCGGCTATGCGCATCGGCGCAAGGCGCTGTTGCGCGGCGGGGTGCACCTGTTCGAGATGCGCCGTCCGGCGGGAGACGGCGAGACGGCGTCGTCGCGCAATATCCTGGGCGCAGGCTCCGGCTTCGGCATCACCGGCTCGGGCTCGGGCTCGGGGTCGCCCACCGGCACCGTGCTGCGGTCGAGCAAATCCACGCTGCACGCCAAGACCTTCACGGTCGATCGCCGCCACCTGTTCGTCGGATCGTTCAATTTCGATCCGCGCTCGATGCACCTCAATACGGAACTCGGCTTCGTCATCGACAGCGCGCCGCTCGCCGAGCGGCTGCAGGACAGTTTCACGACCACGATCCCGCTCGATGCCTATGAAGTGGTGTTAGACGACGCCGGCGACCTGATGTGGATCGAACGCACCGGTGGGCGCGAGATCCGTCACCGAACCGAACCGGGCACGACATGGCTGCAGCGCACCGGCATATGGGCGCTGTCGCACCTGCCGATCGAATGGCTGTTGTGA
- a CDS encoding TonB-dependent receptor, protein MRNSIVRLLGGVAAASLLPAGAAFAKDAPAPVAATPAAIPDEPTGEDAQAGEIVVTGRTTRSVSQISAIEIQKILPGVSPLKALQTLPGVTFLTADPWGNNEQNISLFVHGFNAQQLGYTLDGVPLGDQTYGNYNGLSPQRAIISENVGRVTLASGAGDLGTASTSNLGGTIDTFSSDPKAERGATIAQTVGSYSSFRTFVRVDTGTFGNGNSLYLSGVRQDGRAWDFNGRQGGYQANGKFVHDDSIGTLTIYGAYSDKTEPNEDATVITPANRATAPYTRPFLYPDSTAARTYLSSGAYRSAGSNYRNYYSDAQRTDYLGYIKYDWKVSDRITWSNQAYYHHNDGVGVVAGPIDVAGLPGLFSYYFPNPADSNPTSAANLARLTGIFGGSGFATRTTEYRIDRGGLLSTLTAELGDHKIELGGWYEHQSSSAFRRWYALDVNNPSTPYQRPGDTLTPLITQYGSEIRVDEIQTHIQDSWHVLPSVTVLAGFKSTFQKATQSVPVQPIPGSFSNSTALPVGRINTDKVFLPQIGALWDVSASTQVFVNAQQNIRQFQTSAATGLSPFALGSQQVFDDFKRTVKPETSWTYEGGLRTRASLDLGPLSGFEGQISYYHVDFSNRLLAISPTTVITSIISGAAIVNNVGSVKTDGVDIAGTLRFGSHVSIYNALSYNNSRFQQNYLVGIAQTVVPTAGKKVPASPAWLNKTVVSANYGMFDVQLVGDYLGKRFATFTNDLSVPGYFTLAGRIGAQIPLSRGSVVKTVSLSLNVTNITDKTGASTLSIGAASGTFNQFPLAPRQVFGTISVGF, encoded by the coding sequence ATGCGGAATTCGATCGTGCGGCTGCTCGGCGGCGTAGCGGCTGCCTCACTCCTGCCGGCGGGCGCGGCGTTTGCGAAGGATGCGCCGGCACCGGTTGCCGCGACCCCCGCTGCGATCCCCGACGAGCCGACGGGCGAGGATGCGCAGGCGGGCGAGATCGTCGTCACCGGCCGCACCACGCGCTCGGTCAGCCAGATTTCCGCGATCGAGATTCAGAAGATCCTGCCCGGCGTCAGCCCGCTGAAGGCGCTGCAGACGCTGCCCGGCGTCACCTTCCTCACCGCCGATCCGTGGGGCAATAACGAACAGAATATCTCGCTGTTCGTGCACGGCTTCAACGCGCAGCAGCTGGGCTACACGCTCGACGGCGTGCCGCTGGGCGACCAGACCTACGGCAATTACAACGGCCTTTCGCCACAGCGCGCGATCATCTCGGAGAATGTCGGTCGCGTGACGCTGGCGAGCGGCGCGGGCGATCTCGGCACCGCATCGACCAGCAACCTCGGCGGCACGATCGACACCTTCTCCAGCGATCCGAAGGCGGAACGGGGTGCCACGATCGCGCAGACGGTGGGCAGCTATTCCAGCTTCCGCACCTTCGTCCGCGTCGATACCGGCACGTTCGGCAATGGCAATTCGCTCTATCTGTCGGGCGTGCGGCAGGATGGCCGCGCGTGGGATTTCAACGGCAGGCAGGGCGGATACCAGGCCAACGGCAAGTTCGTGCACGACGATTCGATCGGCACGCTGACGATCTACGGTGCCTATTCCGACAAGACCGAACCGAACGAGGATGCGACCGTCATCACCCCGGCGAACCGCGCGACCGCCCCCTACACGCGCCCGTTCCTCTATCCCGATTCCACCGCCGCGCGCACCTATCTGTCGTCCGGCGCATATCGGTCTGCGGGATCGAACTATCGCAATTACTACAGCGATGCGCAGCGCACCGACTATCTCGGCTATATCAAATACGACTGGAAGGTGAGCGATCGGATCACGTGGTCGAACCAGGCCTATTATCATCACAATGACGGTGTCGGCGTGGTGGCGGGGCCGATCGACGTCGCCGGCCTGCCGGGGCTGTTCTCCTATTATTTTCCCAATCCGGCGGACAGCAACCCGACGAGCGCGGCCAATCTGGCGCGGCTGACCGGTATCTTCGGCGGATCGGGCTTCGCCACGCGGACGACCGAATATCGCATCGATCGCGGCGGCCTCCTCTCCACGCTCACCGCCGAACTCGGCGACCACAAAATCGAACTCGGCGGCTGGTACGAGCATCAGAGTTCGTCCGCGTTCCGGCGTTGGTACGCGCTCGACGTCAACAATCCCTCGACGCCCTATCAGCGTCCGGGCGACACGCTGACGCCGCTGATCACGCAATATGGCAGCGAGATCCGCGTCGACGAGATCCAGACGCATATCCAGGACAGCTGGCATGTCCTGCCCAGCGTCACCGTACTGGCCGGCTTCAAGAGCACGTTCCAGAAGGCGACGCAGTCCGTGCCGGTTCAGCCGATCCCCGGATCGTTCAGCAATTCGACCGCGCTGCCGGTCGGGCGGATCAACACCGACAAGGTGTTTCTGCCGCAGATCGGCGCGCTGTGGGACGTCAGCGCCAGCACGCAGGTGTTCGTCAACGCGCAGCAGAACATCCGCCAGTTCCAGACCAGCGCCGCAACCGGTCTCTCGCCCTTCGCGCTCGGCAGCCAGCAGGTGTTCGACGATTTCAAGCGCACGGTGAAGCCTGAGACGAGCTGGACCTATGAGGGCGGCCTGCGCACGCGGGCGTCGCTCGATCTCGGGCCGCTCAGCGGCTTCGAGGGGCAGATCAGCTATTATCACGTCGATTTCAGCAATCGCCTGCTCGCCATCAGCCCGACGACGGTGATCACCTCGATCATCAGCGGTGCGGCGATCGTGAACAATGTCGGCAGCGTGAAGACGGACGGCGTGGATATCGCCGGCACGCTGCGCTTCGGGTCGCATGTCTCGATCTACAACGCGCTGTCGTACAACAATTCGCGCTTCCAGCAGAATTACCTCGTCGGCATCGCGCAGACGGTGGTGCCGACCGCGGGCAAGAAGGTGCCGGCGTCGCCGGCCTGGCTGAACAAGACGGTCGTGTCGGCGAATTACGGCATGTTCGATGTTCAGCTGGTCGGCGATTATCTCGGCAAGAGGTTCGCGACCTTCACCAACGACCTTTCGGTGCCGGGCTACTTCACGCTGGCCGGCCGGATCGGCGCACAGATCCCGCTGTCGCGGGGGTCGGTCGTCAAGACCGTGTCGCTGAGCCTCAACGTCACAAACATTACCGACAAGACCGGCGCGTCCACCCTGTCGATCGGCGCGGCTTCCGGCACGTTCAACCAATTCCCGCTCGCGCCGCGCCAGGTGTTCGGCACGATCAGCGTCGGGTTCTGA
- a CDS encoding metallophosphoesterase has protein sequence MPLWSKGAIAVLLLFVSQYHFWSRLSSGSVFAPEFPRFIVILFNWAFGVIVLVAVLQILLDLGTLATMLVRQGAVGVPDTVRYAVAAGAALLAAIAVANALRVPPVKEIQVAIRGLPPEFDGYRLLQLTDLHVSRLFPANWARAMVDRANASGVDLIVVTGDFIDGSVDMRRGDVAPLGALRAPDGVYAIPGNHEYFFDYAAWMRHLAGMGIRMLPNAHAILKRGGGRLVLAGVTDLSAPGHGQAGPDLGAALAGAPNDVPVLLLDHQPRNARRAAARGIALQLSGHTHGGMIVGLDRLVANGNGGFVSGRYDVEGMTLYVSNGTALWPGFALRLGRPSEMTRITLRAPQ, from the coding sequence TTGCCGCTGTGGAGCAAGGGCGCGATCGCGGTGCTGCTGCTCTTCGTCTCGCAATATCATTTCTGGAGCCGGCTCTCTTCGGGATCGGTGTTCGCGCCGGAATTTCCGCGCTTCATCGTCATCCTGTTCAATTGGGCGTTCGGCGTCATCGTGCTGGTCGCCGTGCTGCAGATCCTGCTCGATCTCGGCACGCTGGCGACGATGCTGGTGCGGCAGGGCGCGGTCGGCGTGCCCGACACGGTGCGATACGCTGTCGCGGCCGGCGCGGCATTGCTCGCGGCGATCGCCGTCGCGAACGCACTGCGCGTCCCGCCGGTGAAGGAAATCCAGGTCGCGATCCGCGGTCTGCCGCCGGAGTTCGACGGTTATCGGTTGCTGCAACTGACCGACCTGCACGTGAGCCGCCTGTTCCCGGCGAACTGGGCGAGGGCAATGGTCGATCGCGCCAATGCGTCCGGCGTCGACCTGATCGTCGTGACGGGCGACTTCATCGACGGTTCGGTCGACATGCGCCGTGGGGACGTGGCGCCGCTCGGCGCTCTGCGCGCGCCGGACGGGGTCTATGCGATCCCCGGCAACCACGAATATTTCTTCGATTATGCCGCCTGGATGCGGCACCTTGCCGGCATGGGCATCCGCATGCTGCCGAATGCGCACGCGATCCTGAAGCGCGGCGGTGGCCGACTCGTTCTTGCCGGCGTCACGGACTTGTCCGCGCCGGGCCATGGGCAGGCCGGTCCGGATCTCGGCGCGGCCCTTGCCGGTGCGCCGAACGACGTGCCCGTCCTCCTGCTCGATCACCAGCCGCGCAACGCCCGGCGGGCGGCCGCGCGCGGCATCGCGCTCCAGCTGTCGGGTCATACGCATGGCGGCATGATCGTCGGGCTGGATCGCCTCGTCGCGAACGGAAATGGCGGTTTCGTGTCAGGGCGCTACGATGTTGAGGGGATGACGCTCTATGTCAGCAACGGCACGGCGTTGTGGCCCGGCTTCGCGCTGCGCCTGGGCCGGCCGTCTGAGATGACCCGGATCACGCTGCGGGCGCCGCAATGA
- a CDS encoding MFS transporter, whose product MADDPREIIDREPMSRFQWVVVAIMVGLNALDGFDVLSISFASPGIVKDWGIDRAALGLVLSMELIGMAVGSIVLGGVADRFGRRRTILGCLVVMAAGMFAASTAHDVVTLSIWRVLTGLGIGGMLATTNAAVSEASNIARRNLAVVIMAAGYPLGAIVGGSISSALLRHFDWPVVFQFGGIVTLCFIPIVLWRAPESIAFELQRRRPGTLAAVNRTLARMGHRTVDALPPEKAVGAAMPLAALFSPALARITLLITLAYTAQLMTFYFLLKWIPKIVVDMGFAPSSAGSILVFANCGGLVGSLLLGLLTAKIKVRTLTIATMAVSAIMVSWFGRGQGSYGELAWIAAITGFFTNGGIVGLYALLARSFPTDVRATATGFAIGVGRGGSALAPALAGFLFAAGYGLQTVAILMASGSVIALLALLALGNRGEAT is encoded by the coding sequence ATGGCAGACGATCCACGCGAGATCATCGATCGGGAGCCGATGTCGCGGTTCCAATGGGTCGTCGTCGCGATCATGGTCGGGCTGAACGCGCTCGACGGGTTCGACGTGCTGTCGATCAGCTTCGCGTCGCCCGGGATCGTCAAGGATTGGGGAATCGATCGCGCGGCGTTGGGCCTCGTCCTGTCGATGGAGTTGATCGGCATGGCGGTCGGCTCGATCGTGCTCGGCGGCGTGGCGGACCGGTTCGGGCGGCGGCGCACGATTCTGGGCTGTCTCGTCGTGATGGCGGCCGGCATGTTCGCGGCATCGACCGCGCACGACGTGGTGACGCTGTCCATCTGGCGGGTCCTCACCGGCCTCGGCATCGGCGGCATGCTTGCGACGACCAACGCCGCGGTGTCGGAGGCATCGAACATCGCGCGGCGCAATCTTGCGGTGGTAATCATGGCGGCGGGCTATCCGCTCGGCGCGATCGTCGGCGGGTCGATCTCGTCCGCGCTGCTCCGACATTTCGACTGGCCGGTGGTGTTCCAGTTCGGCGGGATCGTCACCTTATGCTTCATCCCGATCGTGCTGTGGCGCGCCCCGGAATCGATCGCATTCGAATTGCAGCGCCGCCGCCCCGGCACGCTCGCGGCGGTCAACCGCACGCTGGCGCGGATGGGGCATCGCACGGTCGATGCGCTGCCGCCGGAAAAGGCCGTCGGCGCCGCGATGCCGCTGGCGGCCCTGTTCTCGCCTGCTCTGGCGCGCATCACGCTACTGATCACGCTGGCCTACACCGCGCAGCTGATGACATTCTACTTCCTGCTGAAATGGATCCCCAAGATCGTCGTTGACATGGGCTTCGCGCCAAGCTCGGCTGGCAGCATCCTGGTGTTCGCCAATTGCGGCGGGCTGGTGGGATCGCTGCTGCTCGGCCTGCTGACCGCGAAAATCAAGGTGCGCACGCTGACGATCGCGACGATGGCGGTGTCGGCGATCATGGTGTCGTGGTTCGGGCGCGGGCAGGGCAGCTATGGCGAACTGGCATGGATCGCCGCGATCACCGGTTTCTTCACCAATGGTGGGATCGTCGGGCTGTACGCGTTGCTCGCGCGATCCTTCCCGACCGACGTGCGCGCGACCGCCACCGGCTTCGCGATCGGCGTCGGGCGGGGCGGATCTGCCCTGGCCCCGGCGCTGGCCGGGTTCCTGTTCGCCGCCGGGTACGGGCTGCAGACGGTAGCGATCCTGATGGCGTCGGGATCGGTCATAGCCTTGCTTGCGCTGCTGGCTTTGGGCAACAGGGGCGAAGCGACATAG
- a CDS encoding DUF3237 domain-containing protein codes for MTLLPTPRLIPALEATVSIGLPLDLGRVDGALRRFVPITGGHVEGPRFSGEILPGGGDWQTWRGDGTLDVVARYTLRADDGAIVSVFNTGYRRASPEIADRIAAGEEVDPARYYFRTTPRFEVASGSPHGWLAETVFVATAARYLDRVVLSIFAVD; via the coding sequence ATGACTTTGCTGCCCACGCCACGACTGATCCCGGCGCTGGAGGCGACGGTGTCGATCGGCCTGCCGCTCGACCTCGGGCGGGTCGATGGCGCGCTACGGCGCTTCGTGCCGATCACCGGCGGCCATGTGGAGGGCCCGCGTTTCTCGGGCGAGATCCTGCCGGGTGGCGGTGATTGGCAGACGTGGCGCGGCGACGGAACGCTGGACGTCGTCGCCCGCTACACGCTGCGCGCCGATGATGGCGCGATCGTCTCGGTGTTCAACACCGGCTACCGCCGAGCATCGCCCGAGATCGCCGATCGCATCGCGGCGGGCGAGGAGGTCGATCCGGCGCGCTATTATTTCCGCACCACGCCGCGCTTCGAGGTGGCATCGGGCAGCCCGCATGGCTGGCTGGCGGAAACGGTGTTCGTCGCCACCGCCGCGCGGTATCTCGATCGCGTGGTGCTGTCGATCTTCGCGGTCGACTGA
- a CDS encoding DUF808 domain-containing protein, which translates to MPTGLVALLDDVAAIARLAAASVDDIAAASMKASSKAFGVVVDDAAVTPKYVSGLTPARELPIIWRIAKGSLRNKLLFLLPAALLLSAFLPWAITPILMLGGLYLSYEGAEKILGALLGHGHAATDETETSETAEEIENRKVGGAIRTDLILSGEIMAIALSEVADRSIGTQAAALIAVSLLITGGVYGVVGLIVKMDDIGLHLARRSGGVLPAVGRGLVKGMPVVLAVLAKIGTAAMLWVGGGILIHGLEEFHLETIPHAAEAVGDAIAGLMPFAPGLGAWLGFAVASALVGLMVGGVLALLVPPLSRMFGKKA; encoded by the coding sequence ATGCCCACCGGCCTCGTAGCCCTGCTCGACGATGTCGCCGCGATCGCCCGGCTGGCGGCGGCCTCGGTCGACGATATCGCCGCCGCATCGATGAAGGCATCGTCCAAGGCGTTCGGCGTCGTGGTGGACGATGCCGCGGTCACGCCGAAATACGTCTCCGGGCTGACCCCGGCGCGTGAATTGCCGATCATCTGGCGGATCGCGAAAGGATCGTTGCGCAACAAGCTGCTGTTCCTGTTGCCGGCGGCATTGCTGCTCAGCGCGTTCCTGCCCTGGGCGATCACGCCGATCCTGATGCTCGGCGGCCTGTACCTTTCCTATGAGGGCGCGGAGAAGATCCTCGGCGCGCTGCTCGGCCACGGCCACGCCGCCACCGACGAGACCGAGACGAGCGAGACGGCCGAGGAGATCGAGAATCGCAAGGTGGGCGGAGCGATCCGTACCGACCTGATCCTGTCGGGGGAGATCATGGCGATCGCGCTGTCCGAAGTTGCGGACCGGTCGATCGGCACGCAGGCGGCGGCGCTGATCGCGGTGTCGCTGTTGATCACCGGTGGCGTCTATGGCGTGGTCGGGCTGATCGTTAAGATGGACGATATCGGCCTGCATCTCGCCCGGCGGTCGGGCGGGGTGCTGCCCGCCGTCGGGCGTGGTCTGGTCAAGGGCATGCCGGTGGTACTTGCGGTGCTGGCGAAGATCGGCACGGCCGCGATGCTGTGGGTCGGCGGCGGCATCCTGATCCATGGGCTGGAGGAATTCCATCTCGAAACCATCCCGCATGCGGCGGAGGCGGTGGGCGACGCGATCGCCGGGCTGATGCCGTTCGCGCCCGGCCTCGGGGCGTGGCTCGGCTTCGCGGTCGCCTCCGCTCTGGTTGGGCTTATGGTCGGCGGGGTGCTCGCGCTCCTCGTGCCGCCGCTGTCGCGAATGTTCGGCAAGAAAGCCTGA